One window of Chryseobacterium sp. JJR-5R genomic DNA carries:
- a CDS encoding murein L,D-transpeptidase catalytic domain family protein: protein MKGIYSLLGIVYMVTTSFYLSPKTGIEKNEAGMKKIEKLTGMKSEKAAGTGSSSEALYKSITFEAGHELNEEVFFKALTGFENLKKAGLLNQDAHLLTVCDFSMSSNTKRLWVIDTEEKKVLFNSLVAHGKNTGEEFATNFSNTNSSLQSSLGFYITDATYNGDNGYSLKLLGMDKGFNDAAYKRAIVMHGADYVSEDFAAVHKRIGRSWGCPAVPRDLTQPIINTIKGRNCLFIYYPDQNYLSKSEWLKA from the coding sequence ATGAAAGGAATTTATAGCTTATTAGGTATTGTTTACATGGTAACCACTTCATTTTACCTGTCTCCGAAAACAGGAATTGAAAAAAATGAAGCCGGTATGAAAAAGATTGAAAAATTAACCGGCATGAAGTCTGAAAAGGCTGCAGGTACAGGATCTTCATCAGAAGCATTGTATAAATCCATCACGTTTGAAGCAGGACACGAACTTAACGAAGAAGTTTTCTTTAAAGCCCTGACCGGTTTTGAAAATTTGAAGAAAGCTGGTTTGCTTAATCAGGATGCCCATCTGTTAACGGTATGTGATTTTTCCATGTCTTCCAACACGAAGAGACTTTGGGTAATTGACACAGAAGAGAAAAAAGTATTGTTCAATTCACTGGTAGCCCACGGGAAAAATACAGGTGAAGAATTTGCGACAAACTTTTCGAACACCAACAGCTCGCTTCAGAGCAGCTTGGGATTTTATATCACCGATGCTACGTATAACGGAGACAACGGGTATTCTCTGAAACTGCTGGGAATGGATAAAGGTTTTAATGATGCCGCTTACAAAAGAGCCATCGTGATGCACGGCGCGGATTATGTAAGCGAAGATTTTGCTGCAGTGCACAAGAGAATCGGGAGAAGCTGGGGATGCCCTGCGGTTCCGAGGGACCTTACACAGCCTATTATTAATACTATAAAAGGAAGAAACTGCCTTTTTATTTATTATCCTGATCAGAATTACCTTTCCAAGTCAGAATGGTTAAAGGCATAA
- the fabF gene encoding beta-ketoacyl-ACP synthase II, translating to MKRVVITGLGAVTPLGNNVEEFWQNSINGVSGANRITHFDTEKFKVHFACEVKNFDPKVHLTHNEIKRSDLFSQYAMYSTAEALKDSGLELENMDPFDTGVIWGTGQGGMWTFESEVMEFTKGDGTPRFNPFFVPKFIANMASGMISMKFGLQGINYTTISACATGNTALMDAFNYIRLGKAKVIVSGGSEAAVTPASVGGFSIMKAMSTRNDDFSTASRPYDADRDGFVMGEGAGSLILEEYEHAKARGARIYAELTGAAMTADAYHMTAPHPEGTGAIKAMQLALKEAGVNAEDIDYLNPHATSTPMGDLVELNGINKLFKGSKKLDISATKSMTGHLLGAAGAAEAILSIKAIENGIIPPTINLHRIDENIPKDLHIVFGEAKEKNIDYALSNAFGFGGHNATVVFKKFN from the coding sequence ATGAAAAGAGTAGTTATAACGGGTCTGGGTGCAGTGACGCCTTTGGGAAATAATGTTGAAGAATTCTGGCAGAACAGCATCAATGGAGTGAGCGGGGCCAACAGAATCACCCACTTTGACACCGAAAAGTTTAAAGTGCATTTTGCATGTGAAGTTAAAAATTTTGACCCGAAAGTCCATCTTACCCATAATGAAATCAAACGGAGCGACCTGTTTTCACAATATGCCATGTATTCTACTGCAGAAGCGCTTAAGGACTCCGGGCTTGAACTGGAAAATATGGACCCTTTCGATACGGGTGTTATCTGGGGAACCGGGCAGGGCGGTATGTGGACTTTTGAGAGTGAAGTAATGGAATTTACAAAAGGGGACGGCACTCCGCGTTTTAACCCGTTCTTTGTGCCTAAGTTTATTGCCAACATGGCTTCCGGGATGATCTCTATGAAATTCGGGCTCCAGGGGATCAATTATACAACGATCTCGGCCTGTGCTACAGGGAACACGGCTTTAATGGATGCTTTCAATTATATCAGGTTGGGGAAAGCAAAAGTAATCGTAAGCGGCGGTTCTGAGGCGGCAGTTACCCCGGCTTCCGTCGGAGGATTTTCAATCATGAAGGCAATGTCTACGAGAAATGATGATTTTTCCACAGCAAGCAGGCCTTATGATGCAGACCGGGACGGTTTTGTGATGGGCGAAGGCGCGGGATCTTTAATCCTGGAAGAATATGAACATGCTAAAGCAAGAGGAGCAAGGATTTATGCAGAACTTACAGGAGCAGCCATGACGGCAGATGCATATCACATGACAGCACCGCATCCGGAAGGTACCGGAGCCATTAAAGCCATGCAGCTGGCTTTGAAAGAAGCCGGAGTCAATGCTGAAGATATTGACTATCTTAACCCGCACGCAACTTCTACGCCCATGGGGGATCTGGTAGAACTCAACGGGATCAACAAATTATTCAAGGGAAGCAAAAAACTGGATATCAGTGCTACCAAATCCATGACGGGCCATTTATTGGGAGCAGCAGGAGCAGCCGAAGCCATTCTTTCGATCAAAGCAATTGAAAACGGGATTATTCCGCCTACCATCAATCTTCACAGGATCGATGAAAATATCCCTAAAGACCTGCATATTGTTTTCGGTGAGGCGAAAGAAAAAAATATAGATTATGCCCTGAGCAATGCCTTCGGTTTCGGGGGACACAATGCAACGGTGGTTTTTAAGAAATTCAATTAA
- a CDS encoding PaaI family thioesterase, producing the protein MDKLKALQSFIGKEFTASPSPFMKWLNPVVISAEEGRIEFQYTVRTEWLNPMGNLHGGVTAAIIDDVIGATMFSLNEKTFIVTVNNSIDYFSAAKENDNIVAETKIIKRGKQFINAQCEIWNADKTRLIARGTSNLFKTNS; encoded by the coding sequence ATGGATAAATTAAAGGCATTACAGTCTTTTATCGGGAAAGAATTTACCGCATCGCCTTCTCCTTTTATGAAGTGGCTGAACCCTGTTGTAATCTCCGCAGAAGAAGGCCGGATAGAATTTCAGTATACGGTACGGACAGAATGGCTGAACCCGATGGGAAACCTTCACGGCGGTGTAACGGCAGCCATCATAGACGATGTCATTGGTGCGACCATGTTTTCACTTAATGAAAAAACCTTTATCGTTACTGTAAATAACAGTATTGATTATTTTTCAGCTGCCAAAGAAAATGATAATATTGTAGCCGAAACGAAAATCATTAAAAGAGGAAAGCAATTCATCAATGCACAGTGTGAAATATGGAATGCAGACAAAACAAGATTAATTGCAAGAGGAACCTCTAATTTATTCAAAACCAACAGTTAA
- a CDS encoding TetR/AcrR family transcriptional regulator, whose translation MSKAEKTRQFIIEKTAALFNRKGYTSTSLSDITKATGLTKGSIYGNFENRDEVAIEVYKYNAGMLRKNLSDAFTQEFLTASDRLYAFVTFYRTSWPSVFKHGGCPIMNAATESDDTFPALKSQVQRSFENWEKALSDIIRSGQENDEFRGEINPEEYASLFLMLIEGGILLSKTTGNENHLNLALDRISGLITKEIKQNPL comes from the coding sequence ATGTCGAAAGCAGAAAAAACCAGACAGTTTATCATTGAGAAAACGGCCGCTTTGTTTAACCGGAAGGGTTATACCTCCACGTCTTTATCAGATATTACAAAAGCAACCGGACTTACAAAAGGAAGTATTTACGGCAATTTTGAAAACAGGGACGAAGTAGCCATTGAAGTGTATAAATACAATGCCGGAATGCTGAGAAAAAATCTGTCAGATGCATTCACCCAGGAATTTCTTACCGCTTCAGACCGGCTGTATGCTTTTGTTACATTTTACAGGACCAGCTGGCCTTCTGTTTTTAAACACGGAGGATGTCCGATAATGAATGCTGCAACAGAATCAGACGATACCTTCCCTGCACTGAAAAGCCAGGTACAGCGTTCTTTTGAAAACTGGGAAAAAGCCCTTTCGGACATTATCAGGTCAGGTCAGGAAAATGATGAATTCAGGGGGGAAATAAACCCTGAAGAATATGCATCGCTCTTCCTCATGCTTATTGAAGGCGGAATTTTACTATCCAAAACCACCGGAAATGAAAACCACCTGAATCTTGCGCTGGACAGAATTTCAGGACTTATCACTAAAGAAATAAAACAAAATCCCTTATAA
- a CDS encoding OsmC family protein has product MKRNATAVWNGTVKEGKGHLTTQSTTLNQTQYSFGSRFEEGVGTNPEELLAAAHAGCFTMKLSAELSQAGFTPEELTTKSVITLDPSIGKITKSELTLTAKVSGISEEEFQKYAKIAEEGCPVSAAFSFEITLEATLSN; this is encoded by the coding sequence ATGAAACGCAACGCAACAGCCGTTTGGAACGGTACCGTAAAAGAAGGAAAAGGCCATTTGACAACACAAAGCACTACCCTGAACCAGACCCAGTATTCTTTCGGCAGCCGTTTTGAAGAAGGTGTAGGAACCAATCCTGAAGAATTGCTGGCAGCAGCCCACGCCGGATGCTTTACGATGAAACTGAGCGCAGAACTTTCCCAGGCCGGATTTACTCCTGAAGAGTTAACAACAAAATCAGTGATCACACTGGATCCAAGCATCGGGAAGATTACAAAATCTGAACTGACATTAACGGCAAAAGTTTCGGGGATTTCAGAAGAGGAATTCCAGAAGTATGCTAAGATTGCCGAAGAAGGATGCCCTGTAAGCGCAGCTTTTAGTTTTGAAATCACCTTGGAGGCTACCTTATCTAACTAA
- a CDS encoding AraC family transcriptional regulator: MPQKLIFEDSYKKLGFETFSENNPEALKENEYKSEIKILYVPEGYELSVDFSHYKTEQPSLFFLTNQHLQVEKGVKESNLLYYNRDFYCIQIHDKEVACDGLLFHNVFEIPFVVLNEKESTVIKNIFQSIKQELEWKDSSAEEMIRTYLKQIIIHATRMWKKQNLDNDTVKIPGHELDIFRDFSRYLEIHFREKHHVADYAGLLHIVPKTLTHKFKNLNLESPNRMIINRILLEAKRLLLYTDKPVKEIAYNLGYEDPAYFNRLFTGKTGSTPTNFRKNYSSGKKYNI, encoded by the coding sequence ATGCCACAAAAACTTATTTTTGAAGACAGCTACAAAAAATTAGGGTTTGAAACTTTTTCTGAAAACAATCCGGAGGCTCTCAAAGAAAATGAATATAAATCCGAGATTAAGATCCTGTATGTTCCTGAAGGATATGAACTGAGCGTAGATTTCAGCCATTACAAAACAGAACAGCCTTCTTTATTTTTTCTCACCAATCAGCATCTTCAGGTTGAAAAAGGTGTTAAAGAATCAAACCTTTTATATTACAACAGGGACTTTTACTGTATCCAGATCCATGATAAAGAAGTGGCCTGTGACGGACTGCTTTTCCACAATGTTTTTGAAATTCCTTTTGTGGTACTTAACGAAAAGGAAAGTACTGTTATTAAAAACATATTCCAAAGTATTAAACAGGAACTGGAATGGAAAGATTCTTCCGCAGAGGAAATGATCCGGACGTATCTGAAACAGATAATCATCCATGCTACCAGGATGTGGAAAAAACAGAATCTGGATAATGACACTGTGAAAATCCCGGGTCATGAACTGGATATTTTCCGTGATTTCAGCCGCTATCTGGAAATTCATTTCAGGGAAAAACACCATGTTGCCGATTATGCAGGCTTGCTTCACATCGTCCCGAAGACACTCACACATAAGTTTAAAAATTTAAACCTGGAATCCCCAAACCGGATGATCATCAACAGGATTTTACTGGAAGCCAAAAGGCTGCTGCTTTACACAGACAAACCGGTAAAAGAAATTGCCTATAATCTGGGGTATGAAGATCCTGCTTATTTTAACCGCCTTTTCACAGGAAAAACTGGAAGTACGCCCACAAATTTCAGGAAAAATTATAGTTCAGGAAAAAAGTACAATATTTAG